In Parasteatoda tepidariorum isolate YZ-2023 unplaced genomic scaffold, CAS_Ptep_4.0 HiC_scaffold_3666, whole genome shotgun sequence, the genomic window tttgatcacgataacttaatttttttcaataaataataaatacttaagtgCTAATTTTCgtgttttaaagtatttttattcaaaaaactattttaaagcattaatattGATCTGTACCAGATATATATTGCCATGTTTACTAGGTATGTTTAATCAttcatataacaaaaaattctatacaACACAAAGCTCCACATTTCAAGGTTTGTATTATAAGGATCTTATACTGCATTGTTGCTTTTTGTTTACAGAtgagagaagaaagaaaaaaagatgaataatttttttatcctaaagATCTCTGCATTGAGAGAGTAAAGTTTAAAGGCACAAATCCATTATTTGTTATACAGCACTAAAATTGAAAGACATTACACACTAAAAATAAGTGGATCACAAACTGTTGTAAACTATGtctaatgctaaaaaaaatttaaaaaaagaaaaagaaaaagaggaaagaaagaaaaagaggaaaaatgaaTAGGGTGCATTTAGGTTGTGGTGTAATGTGTAACATCCATGGTTTTTATAAACCACTGTCTGAGTCACTAAGTAAGTGTGGTTACAATTggttaatttttcataaatgatatTGTCAGAGAGAAAAATAGCcactttattattatcttagtacacttttaatgcaaaagatttaacttctttagaaatttaaaaagacaaacaATTCTATGTAGTTTGttgaattttatgtataaaaaactagaaaaaaataaagttttatatgaaaaaacaaGTAGTCAGAAAATGCAAGTATTGTCATACAGATTTGGCTATTTTTTACATTGgcatttaatagaattttgacTGGAAATTACTGATACCTTGAGATCAGTTGTGATTTCTTTATCCACATTTAGAGAGTTTactaagttataaaattcaaatatgccatatattttaataattaattgcataATACAAAGTTAATGATACTAATATTgggttttgattaaaataaaaggttaagaGGAGTAAAATTAGCTAAATGGGCTTAAAGATAGCATTTGGCACAAATTTAACAGACAATAGAAAGAACTAGAAAACATAGTAGTactaaacacaaaattaaaaaaatagaaattatcgAAAAATCTACACATGGCATACTTAAAACCACTTGTTTTTATGTATCtatgttttataaaactagTGGATCAACATTCAGGAGATATCTTGAAAACTATCATGCAGGACTACATGAAAATATACAAACCAAACTCTTGAAATTTGACAATAAGTATGTACAATGCTCCAATACATAGAAAATATTAGTTACAAGTTCCTTATTAAAACTACCTGAAAAATAATGCAGGCAATTGTGTAACATGAAAGTagcattataatataataagtgaataaaaatcgTAGAAACTAGTAACACATCAAGAATtatgttttacaaataaaaaaaaaaatttgatacaatGAAAACTGGCTACACATAATAGCaaggaatataaatttaaaaaaaaatgatataatgaaAACTGGCTACACATAgaagcaaatataaaaaaaaaagagtttattttatgaaagctAGCTACACTTAGAAGTCGAGAATATCATCcatgaaaacaaatatagcaGTGTGAATGACAATTATACAAAGCTGAAtaccttttttcaatagttttggGACAGtgcatattatataatttaaaatatatggatTTAATATACCAGTGTTTTGGCCATTTCGGAGATAATGAAGCTAATTTCTGCAGTATCAAAAAATTTGGTaggtaactatttttttctatcaatttaatcaatgaacaatatttaaaaataatgagtttcTGAAAGTTGGAATTGAAGGAAAACCTGTTATGATACATTTATGCAGATTTTTATAAGCATGCGAAAATGATTTCTTGTCAAGAGGTTAAcaggaaatttgaaatctttaaactGCAATTTTGCAATCttcaatgatgttttttttaatttttttttaatctacttaggtaaaattagattaatttgaATAGATGCAATCTTGCTTAAAGGAGAAAATTTATACACTTTAAATATATAGTCCtccatgatttttttcctaGTTTCTCGTGTATAACTGTCTAAATCATCTAACACTGAGATCAAGTAAAAGAATGAATACTGCCCTGAGAaggtaaaaatgtttacattttaaattcagagCTTAGTGCCTCCATTACCTGgttcttataaaattaccaatatatttatgttctttttttttttaatttgttgtaaaatatttatgttaatagCCTTATTTAAATGAAggcaccaatttttaaaattgtgcattgCATAATATAAACAAGAATTTAACCAATCTGACAAACTGCCTATAAATCTGAAATCTAATAAACTGATTAGTGTAGAAGttataattagcaaaaaaagtCAACTGctttattatttcctttcttctttttttaaaaaaataaaaattattgaaataaaattttttgcaaaacttaaatgttttccataattttaaaactaagccaaaaaatttaaatgtgacaAAATGCTACTTACCATCGCCAGATAAATGCTTGGGAATAAATGTGTTTGCCATTTGTAAAGATGATTCTACAGGAGGATTTTTCATCAATCCTAACTGCATTTCACTTTCAAAgacatcattaatttttttaataatatcatcTGCTAGCAAATAATCATCAGTAACAGATTTAagctataaaagaaagaaaaatgaacatACTTTACCTGTAAACTTAAAGTTGGtactatttattttccattttaaaatattgttctctatatttactttaagttaataaaaataaaacaaaatgtcatagaaataattttcttttctttatgtaAGGAACATACCCGATTGCTTGCaagcaatgtaaataaaattttccactGTTGTATTGTTAGTGAAATAGAATATTCTGgggaaaattaaatatgcttgTTAAAAATCTGAGAAATTGTTGCTCTAAAACTCAATGTCTCATTAGTTTTGTTTGGTATCTTGATGAAGGTAATCTTTGGTAATTTTGATGAAGTAAAAGATTGTagttataaataagaataattaagtaGTGTAAACAATCTAACTTGTTCGTTACTTCTGTTCTGTCATTTTGTGTTCAGACACAAAGGAAGGTTCTAGTTCatagaaccgaaactatagCACATGTCCATTTCTGTACCTTTATTTGTGCTTCATTTACgttgttttgaattattcatatCCTATCCTCCATAGaataaaaacttgtattttattttgaaatttatgctaATATTATCTCTCCAAAGAAATTATcaacaatacttttataaacagaaaaagaatgataataaaatatattggcAAATTTGCATATTGAATGAATTGACTCCTACTACCTACACTTTTTAGAATCCAGAACAATTAATAGTACtatatttagctttttatttacatgagGATAAACTGATTCTTACCAGCTGCATTTTTGACGCATCTATATTCAGCTTCAAGTCACACccaacattgttaaaaataatacttttagcaGACATTTCTAAATGAGATATATATAAgtttacaaattgtttttaatcgtGAACTACCGGCAGACTATGAAACGATTGAGTTAACTACAAAACTGAAGTAGCTATCATTAGATATACCGCCAGTTAAAAGGCCGATGatgaaacaacaaaaattttcaactcttttGATGCAACCGGTTGTACTTTTTTAGCTTTTGCGAATCAACTTAACGTTGCCCCATCGCTAATCACCCCTTTTTGATAAAGCACATTACCGAGAGAATCGCTGTTTCACTTTCGTTTTGTACTTCACCCTTTCAAAATCACATGTTGACGTCTTTATTTTTACAAGGTTACTCGAACTTCGTG contains:
- the LOC122273319 gene encoding uncharacterized protein, producing MSAKSIIFNNVGCDLKLNIDASKMQLLKSVTDDYLLADDIIKKINDVFESEMQLGLMKNPPVESSLQMANTFIPKHLSGDGSFNKELVTNIFYVLEHCTYLLSNFKSLVCIFSCSPA